The following proteins come from a genomic window of Candidatus Zixiibacteriota bacterium:
- a CDS encoding ATP-binding protein, protein MKTKVSNSATTDGMGSNSTAIGEELLRGILESTADGILAVNSEGKATHRNRRFAELWRIPKEILETDDDNKLIGFVLDQLADPDAFVSKVKELYGSSAESFDILEFKDGRVFERFSCPLFNAGEVSGRVWSFRDVTEHKRVIEELRTQEAHLAEAQQVAHMGSWEYLIQSDELKWSQELGRVFGLDPSNLIGNIRTYISSVHPEDRSRVLREGVAELKAARPIDLVFRIQKANGQIRFVHQNGVVSQDKDGKVSRVYGTIHDITERHRMDEARRLVSLISEEAAEGDLETLLGKICTRLGDIIDTTNFYVALYDSETDTYSFPFSKDLYDGTDFAPAQLRKSLTDYVRRTGHPMLVDEEVHNRLKEAGEVDLVGHPSPIWLGVPVKASGETKGVMVVQHYTESSRYGREDLELLAYISESVGRVIERNFAAVQNQDLRRKLERAKRMESLGILAGGVAHDLNNMLGPMVGYPELVLKKLPDDSPVRKQVERIGRAAKDAADVIQDLLTMARRGRFETTGTQINEVIAEYLDSPSYRKLAAARTDVKVQLSLSEDTESIQGSAPHLSKVFMNLIVNAFDAMPNGGTLSIETSQEYLSKLHGGHDRLPPQYYVIMRVRDTGTGIGEEDLGRIFEPYYSKKEMGSSGSGLGLSIVYGIVKDHKGYYDVFSKLGKGTEFVLYFPVASGERQNPVAGDKSTSTGDESILVVDDSAEQRDLAKVLLSHLGYTVTTVVHGHAAVEYLSRHRAHLVVMDMIMEPGFDGLDTYREIIKSNPGQKAIIVSGYSATERVSAMQALGAGKYVRKPYTQTDLGLAVRDELDRAG, encoded by the coding sequence ATGAAGACTAAAGTATCAAATTCAGCCACCACCGATGGTATGGGCTCCAACTCGACGGCTATAGGCGAGGAGTTACTGAGGGGAATTCTCGAATCCACCGCCGATGGTATTCTGGCTGTGAACAGTGAGGGCAAGGCGACCCATCGGAACCGGCGCTTTGCCGAACTGTGGCGAATTCCCAAGGAGATACTGGAAACCGATGATGACAACAAGCTGATTGGCTTTGTGCTGGATCAGCTGGCCGATCCGGACGCCTTCGTGTCCAAAGTGAAAGAACTCTACGGCAGTTCGGCCGAGTCCTTTGATATTCTGGAATTCAAGGACGGACGTGTTTTCGAGCGTTTTTCCTGCCCGCTGTTCAACGCTGGTGAAGTCTCCGGTCGCGTTTGGAGTTTTCGCGATGTTACCGAACACAAGCGGGTGATCGAAGAGCTGCGCACTCAGGAAGCCCATCTGGCCGAGGCCCAGCAGGTTGCCCACATGGGGAGCTGGGAATATCTGATCCAATCCGACGAGCTAAAATGGTCACAGGAACTGGGTCGGGTATTCGGGCTGGACCCGAGCAATCTTATCGGCAATATCCGAACTTATATCAGTTCTGTTCATCCCGAGGACCGCTCGCGCGTGCTCAGAGAAGGTGTCGCGGAGCTTAAAGCGGCTCGTCCGATAGACCTCGTTTTCAGAATTCAGAAAGCCAACGGACAAATCCGGTTTGTTCACCAAAACGGCGTGGTGTCACAAGACAAAGATGGCAAAGTCAGCCGTGTCTATGGTACTATCCATGATATCACCGAACGGCACCGGATGGACGAAGCGAGAAGGTTGGTGTCTTTGATCTCGGAGGAAGCGGCCGAAGGTGATCTGGAAACACTGTTGGGCAAAATCTGTACGCGCCTGGGTGACATAATCGACACGACCAATTTTTATGTCGCTCTTTATGATTCTGAGACAGACACATATTCGTTCCCATTCAGCAAGGACTTGTACGACGGCACCGATTTCGCGCCGGCCCAACTACGCAAGAGCCTGACCGACTACGTGCGCAGGACGGGTCATCCGATGTTGGTCGATGAAGAAGTTCACAATCGACTCAAGGAGGCGGGCGAGGTAGACCTGGTAGGCCATCCCTCACCGATCTGGTTGGGCGTGCCGGTTAAAGCTTCGGGGGAGACCAAGGGTGTGATGGTGGTCCAGCACTATACGGAGTCCAGTCGCTATGGCCGGGAAGACCTGGAACTGTTGGCCTACATTTCCGAATCGGTCGGTCGGGTAATCGAGCGCAACTTCGCCGCCGTGCAAAACCAGGACCTGCGGCGAAAGCTGGAGCGGGCCAAACGTATGGAGTCGTTGGGCATATTGGCCGGTGGTGTGGCCCATGATCTCAACAATATGTTGGGACCTATGGTCGGCTATCCGGAATTGGTGCTCAAAAAACTACCCGACGACTCGCCGGTAAGAAAACAGGTCGAGCGAATCGGTCGGGCCGCCAAGGATGCCGCCGATGTTATTCAGGACCTGCTCACGATGGCTCGACGCGGGCGCTTTGAGACAACCGGCACTCAGATTAACGAGGTTATCGCAGAGTACCTCGATTCGCCCAGCTATCGAAAACTGGCTGCCGCCCGAACGGATGTGAAAGTTCAACTGAGTCTTAGTGAAGATACCGAGTCTATCCAGGGTTCGGCTCCACACCTCTCAAAAGTCTTCATGAATCTAATAGTAAACGCTTTCGATGCCATGCCGAACGGTGGCACGCTGAGCATCGAGACCTCGCAGGAATATTTGAGCAAGCTGCACGGCGGTCATGACCGGCTTCCGCCGCAGTATTATGTCATCATGCGTGTCCGCGACACCGGAACCGGCATCGGTGAAGAAGACCTGGGACGCATCTTCGAGCCGTACTATTCAAAGAAAGAAATGGGCAGTTCCGGGAGTGGTTTGGGATTGTCGATCGTGTACGGCATCGTGAAAGACCACAAAGGATACTACGACGTCTTCTCAAAACTGGGTAAAGGTACTGAGTTTGTGTTGTACTTCCCGGTGGCTTCAGGCGAGCGGCAGAATCCGGTGGCTGGTGACAAGTCGACTTCGACCGGTGATGAGTCCATTCTCGTCGTTGATGATTCGGCGGAGCAGCGTGACCTGGCCAAGGTCCTGCTTTCGCATCTCGGTTACACCGTTACCACGGTTGTGCACGGTCATGCCGCTGTTGAGTATTTGAGTAGGCACCGGGCGCATTTGGTGGTTATGGATATGATCATGGAACCCGGCTTCGACGGGCTTGACACCTATCGCGAGATCATCAAATCAAACCCGGGGCAGAAAGCGATAATTGTGTCCGGTTATTCGGCTACCGAGCGGGTCAGCGCCATGCAGGCCCTCGGCGCCGGAAAGTACGTGCGCAAACCGTACACACAGACCGATCTCGGCCTGGCCGTCCGTGACGAACTGGATCGCGCGGGTTGA